Proteins co-encoded in one Meiothermus sp. genomic window:
- a CDS encoding DUF305 domain-containing protein, translating into MQRHRIPLWRWLSGAGLLLIVGLLLAQPLTPEGRFALAMIPHHAQAVELARILEPRATDQNLRYFAQDVAQTQAAQIAQMRRWLPWWRQLTIGFERPSPQAAAAMGMASEQEIAELLALQGREAEIRFLQLMIRHHQGALPMIEQGLAEVQSPGLPRRLIEAMGQSQAGEIQTMKRWLFERGGTVLPFEPTAKPMHNH; encoded by the coding sequence ATGCAGAGGCACCGTATCCCCCTGTGGCGTTGGCTATCGGGAGCTGGTTTGCTGCTGATAGTAGGCTTATTGCTGGCCCAGCCCCTCACCCCCGAGGGCCGCTTTGCTCTGGCCATGATCCCCCACCACGCCCAGGCAGTTGAACTGGCTAGGATTCTGGAGCCTCGAGCCACCGACCAAAACCTGCGCTACTTTGCCCAGGATGTAGCCCAGACCCAGGCCGCCCAGATTGCCCAGATGCGGCGCTGGTTGCCGTGGTGGCGGCAACTGACCATTGGTTTTGAGCGTCCCAGCCCCCAGGCCGCTGCGGCCATGGGCATGGCCTCGGAGCAGGAAATCGCCGAGCTGCTGGCCCTGCAGGGCCGCGAGGCCGAGATCCGATTTTTGCAGCTCATGATCCGCCACCACCAGGGGGCGCTACCCATGATTGAGCAAGGGCTGGCCGAGGTGCAGTCCCCAGGCCTCCCGCGCCGGCTTATCGAGGCCATGGGTCAGAGCCAGGCAGGTGAAATTCAGACGATGAAACGCTGGTTGTTTGAGCGCGGGGGAACGGTACTTCCCTTTGAGCCCACCGCCAAGCCCATGCATAACCACTAG
- a CDS encoding SpoIID/LytB domain-containing protein codes for MTRMQLAFLLGTALGAALLFAALNQNPPLPAPGGQDIRVLLSYQPGAASFEAKYLFPTLSLLPLGGSVQVSSGPDHANLRPVVTVFADKPLTFTPQNNRLVATFEGLTFALEGVVQLKPADPAQPVLYRLLTRMSEYPGELWLELRSNGLLVVNRVDYQDYLKGVLPSEMPPHFHPEALKAQAVVARTYALVRQQADTYWKQFGADVDDSTSEQAYNHTRPHPATNAAVDATHNQILTFEGRPIQSFFFSTSPGATASIEEVWMDRPPAPYLKGLSQTNPIRVSIENETEALAFFQNWNPEGFYDAISPFWRWKLRLSREELEALLRRTLPERARRAPQFVQTPEGPLSPDAPGFELGTLQKIAVLKRTTGGYVTALEIQTSSGRYVVQRESHIRSLLRPDKAFTGGADVLLELWQGGPRLNFPSLPSAAFALQEERDARGNLLGLTFWGGGFGHGVGMSQYGALGLARRGYGYQQILEHFYPGTTLTTLNTGDKR; via the coding sequence ATGACCCGGATGCAACTGGCCTTTTTGCTGGGAACTGCCCTGGGCGCGGCGCTGTTGTTCGCTGCACTCAACCAGAACCCCCCGCTACCCGCGCCCGGCGGCCAGGACATCCGCGTGCTGCTTTCTTATCAACCGGGGGCGGCGTCCTTCGAGGCGAAGTACCTCTTCCCTACCCTGAGCCTACTTCCGCTGGGAGGCAGCGTGCAGGTCTCGAGCGGCCCCGACCACGCAAACCTGCGGCCCGTGGTAACGGTTTTTGCCGACAAACCCCTCACCTTCACCCCACAGAATAATCGTCTGGTGGCTACTTTCGAAGGGCTTACCTTTGCCCTGGAGGGCGTGGTTCAGCTCAAACCCGCCGACCCCGCCCAGCCCGTGCTGTACCGCCTGCTCACCCGCATGTCCGAGTACCCCGGCGAACTCTGGCTCGAGCTGCGTAGCAACGGTTTGCTGGTGGTCAATCGGGTGGATTATCAGGACTACCTCAAAGGGGTGCTGCCCAGCGAGATGCCCCCACACTTTCACCCTGAGGCCCTCAAGGCCCAGGCGGTGGTGGCCCGCACCTATGCCCTCGTCCGGCAGCAGGCCGATACCTACTGGAAACAGTTCGGGGCCGACGTGGACGACTCGACGAGCGAGCAGGCCTACAACCACACCCGCCCCCACCCGGCCACCAACGCCGCTGTGGACGCCACCCACAACCAAATTCTAACCTTTGAAGGAAGGCCCATTCAAAGCTTCTTCTTCTCCACCAGCCCCGGTGCTACCGCCAGCATCGAGGAGGTCTGGATGGATCGGCCCCCCGCACCCTACCTGAAGGGCCTTTCCCAGACCAACCCCATCCGGGTTTCGATCGAGAACGAGACCGAAGCGCTGGCCTTTTTTCAGAACTGGAACCCCGAGGGCTTTTACGATGCCATCTCACCTTTCTGGCGCTGGAAGCTGCGCCTGAGCCGGGAGGAGCTCGAGGCCCTCCTGCGCCGCACCCTGCCCGAAAGGGCCCGGCGGGCCCCCCAGTTCGTGCAAACCCCCGAAGGCCCGCTTTCGCCGGACGCACCGGGGTTCGAGCTGGGAACCCTGCAGAAAATCGCCGTGCTGAAGCGAACCACCGGCGGCTATGTGACCGCGCTGGAAATCCAGACCTCCAGCGGGCGCTATGTGGTGCAGCGGGAGTCGCATATCCGCAGCCTGCTGCGGCCCGACAAGGCTTTTACCGGAGGGGCCGACGTGCTGCTGGAGCTGTGGCAGGGCGGGCCGCGCCTCAACTTCCCCAGCCTGCCCAGTGCGGCCTTTGCCCTGCAGGAGGAACGCGACGCGCGTGGAAATCTTCTGGGCCTTACCTTCTGGGGTGGGGGCTTTGGGCATGGGGTGGGGATGAGCCAGTACGGCGCGCTGGGGCTGGCCCGGCGGGGGTACGGCTACCAACAGATCCTCGAGCACTTCTACCCCGGTACCACCCTCACCACGCTCAACACCGGGGATAAACGCTGA
- the coxB gene encoding cytochrome c oxidase subunit II, with translation MLQRSLGLIVLLLLGLTLAAEPGQAGGHTLNILDRDASAFNREVRGLLAWVMGFAALVFVVVTGALIYVTVKFRRTGKETSEPEQTHGNDRLEVAWTVIPTVIVLIIFGLTAQSMFKLDRPTPGAMVVEVRGWQFWWDFHYKDYGVRNSNELILPVGKPVRFEITVGDGTNYDVIHSFRITSMVGARDAIPGVVTHIEVTPEKIGTYYGQCVELCGASHANMRFRVKVVSQEEFDRWIEGARAFQAATPTDPTLVRGQELYKQQCAACHAIKGVSQGAPNNPDLTFFGNRTTVGAGMWPNVPEYLEPWIKNSPGMKPGVKMPAFTNLSDEDVKAIAAYLMSHKVEGLDFSKLEKF, from the coding sequence ATGCTGCAACGAAGTCTAGGTCTGATAGTTCTGCTGCTGCTGGGTTTGACGCTGGCCGCCGAGCCAGGCCAGGCCGGGGGCCACACCCTGAACATCCTGGATCGGGATGCCTCGGCGTTTAACCGCGAGGTTCGGGGGTTGTTGGCCTGGGTTATGGGTTTTGCGGCCCTGGTGTTTGTGGTGGTAACCGGGGCGCTGATTTACGTAACTGTCAAGTTCCGTCGTACCGGCAAAGAGACCAGTGAACCCGAGCAGACGCACGGCAACGATCGCCTCGAGGTGGCCTGGACGGTAATCCCCACGGTGATCGTGCTCATCATCTTTGGCCTTACCGCCCAGAGCATGTTCAAGCTGGATCGCCCGACACCGGGGGCCATGGTGGTGGAGGTGCGGGGCTGGCAGTTCTGGTGGGACTTCCACTACAAGGATTACGGGGTTCGCAACTCCAACGAGCTGATTCTGCCGGTCGGCAAGCCGGTGCGCTTCGAGATTACCGTGGGGGATGGCACCAACTACGACGTGATTCATTCCTTCCGCATCACCAGCATGGTGGGAGCCCGGGACGCCATTCCGGGCGTGGTCACGCACATCGAGGTAACCCCGGAGAAAATTGGCACCTACTACGGCCAGTGCGTGGAGCTGTGCGGGGCCTCCCACGCCAACATGCGCTTCAGGGTCAAGGTGGTGTCGCAGGAGGAGTTCGACCGCTGGATTGAAGGGGCCAGGGCCTTCCAGGCTGCTACGCCCACCGATCCGACCTTGGTACGGGGACAGGAACTCTACAAGCAGCAGTGCGCGGCCTGCCACGCCATTAAGGGGGTTTCCCAGGGGGCGCCCAACAACCCCGACCTGACCTTCTTTGGCAACCGCACCACGGTGGGGGCTGGAATGTGGCCCAACGTGCCGGAGTACCTCGAGCCCTGGATTAAAAACTCCCCCGGCATGAAGCCTGGCGTCAAAATGCCGGCTTTCACCAACCTATCCGACGAGGATGTAAAGGCCATTGCGGCTTATCTGATGAGCCATAAAGTAGAAGGCCTCGACTTTAGCAAGCTGGAGAAGTTCTAA
- the xylA gene encoding xylose isomerase encodes MYEPRPEHKFTFGLWTVGNIGRDPFGEAVRERLEPDYVVYRLAELGAYGVNLHDEDLIPRGTPPAEREAILRRFKKALQDTGLKVPMVTANLFSDPAFKDGALTSPDPWVRAYALKKSLETLDLGAELGAQIYVVWPGREGAEVDATGKAPRVWAWFREALDFMAEYAEEQGYNYRFALEPKPNEPRGDIYLPTVGSMLALIGTLKHPHRFGLNPEFAHETMAGLNFVHAVAQALEMGKLFHIDLNDQRMSRFDQDLRFGSENLKAAFFLVDLLEASGYDGPRHFDAHALRTEDEAGVWAFARGCMRTYLILKEKAQAFRADPEVKALLEAYYQADPEPQALLGAYSREKAQRLKQLELPEARRSRGYALEQLDQLAVEHLLGVRG; translated from the coding sequence ATGTACGAACCCAGACCCGAACACAAGTTCACCTTTGGCCTTTGGACGGTAGGCAACATCGGGCGCGACCCCTTTGGCGAGGCCGTGCGGGAACGGCTCGAGCCCGACTACGTGGTGTACAGGCTGGCCGAGCTGGGGGCCTACGGGGTCAACCTGCACGACGAGGATCTGATCCCCCGCGGCACGCCCCCGGCCGAGCGCGAGGCCATCCTGCGCCGCTTCAAGAAGGCCCTGCAGGACACCGGCCTCAAGGTGCCCATGGTGACCGCCAACCTCTTCTCCGACCCGGCCTTCAAGGATGGGGCCCTGACCAGCCCCGACCCCTGGGTGCGGGCCTACGCCCTGAAGAAGAGCCTCGAGACCCTCGACCTGGGCGCCGAACTGGGGGCCCAGATTTACGTGGTCTGGCCGGGGCGGGAGGGGGCCGAGGTAGATGCCACCGGCAAGGCCCCGCGGGTATGGGCCTGGTTCCGCGAGGCCCTCGACTTTATGGCCGAGTATGCCGAGGAGCAGGGCTACAACTACCGCTTTGCCCTGGAACCCAAACCCAACGAGCCTCGAGGCGACATCTACCTGCCCACCGTGGGCAGCATGCTGGCCCTGATCGGCACCCTGAAGCACCCGCACCGCTTCGGCCTCAACCCCGAGTTCGCCCACGAGACCATGGCCGGGCTCAACTTCGTGCACGCGGTGGCCCAGGCCCTGGAGATGGGCAAGCTCTTCCACATCGACCTGAACGACCAGCGCATGAGCCGCTTCGACCAGGATCTGCGCTTTGGCTCGGAGAATCTCAAGGCCGCGTTCTTCCTGGTGGATCTGCTCGAGGCCAGCGGTTACGACGGCCCCCGCCACTTCGACGCCCACGCCCTGCGCACCGAGGACGAGGCCGGGGTCTGGGCCTTTGCCAGGGGCTGCATGCGCACCTACCTGATTCTGAAGGAGAAAGCCCAGGCCTTCCGGGCCGACCCCGAGGTGAAGGCCCTGCTCGAGGCCTACTACCAGGCCGACCCCGAGCCCCAGGCCCTGCTGGGAGCCTACAGCCGGGAAAAAGCCCAGCGGCTCAAGCAGCTCGAGCTGCCCGAGGCCCGCCGCAGCCGCGGTTATGCCCTGGAACAGCTCGACCAGCTCGCCGTAGAGCACCTGCTGGGGGTACGGGGATGA
- a CDS encoding methylmalonyl-CoA mutase, whose protein sequence is MAQPRPKHAWMRETYQKSLAKMPERKVAHKTLSDIAPEPLYTPEDLKDFDYTEKLGYPGEYPYTRGVYGSMYRSRLWTMRMFAGFGTAEQTNERFKKLLAAGQNGLSTAFDLPTLMGYDSDHPLSKGEVGKCGVAVSSLADMEILFEGINLEEVTTSMTINSPANAIWAMYLAAAKKKGYDWNKLGGTIQNDILKEFIAQKEFIFPPEPSTKLVIDTFEWGPRNVPKWNFISVSGYHIREAGSTAVQELAYTLADGFEYVEWALKRGLDVDEFAPRISFFFNAHNDFFEEICKFRAARRIWAKEMRHRYGAKNPQSWMLRTHAQTAGVSLTAQQPLINIARVAIQALAAVLGGTNSLHTDAYDEALALPTEESAKIALRTQQIIAYESGVTHTADPLGGSYYVEWLTDQMETQAMQIIEEIRRMGGVVRAIEEGYFLREIADASYRFQQEVERGERVIVGVNAFQDEGLQVPIQLIDPEVERVQAERLARVRRERDPQAVQQALAALRQAAKEGRNTMPYFVDCALAYCTLGEMMDELRAVYGVYEEPVLV, encoded by the coding sequence ATGGCACAGCCCAGACCCAAGCACGCCTGGATGCGGGAAACCTACCAGAAATCCCTGGCCAAGATGCCCGAGCGCAAAGTGGCCCACAAAACCCTCTCGGACATCGCCCCCGAGCCGCTTTATACCCCCGAAGACCTGAAGGACTTCGACTACACCGAAAAGTTGGGCTACCCCGGCGAGTACCCCTACACCCGGGGGGTTTACGGCTCGATGTACAGGAGCCGCCTCTGGACCATGCGGATGTTTGCTGGGTTTGGCACCGCCGAGCAGACCAACGAGCGCTTCAAGAAGCTGCTGGCCGCCGGGCAGAACGGGCTTTCCACCGCCTTCGACCTGCCCACCCTGATGGGCTACGACTCCGACCATCCGCTTTCCAAGGGTGAGGTGGGCAAGTGCGGGGTGGCGGTGAGCAGCCTGGCCGACATGGAGATTCTCTTCGAGGGGATCAACCTCGAGGAGGTCACCACCTCCATGACCATCAACTCGCCGGCCAACGCCATCTGGGCCATGTACCTGGCTGCCGCCAAGAAAAAAGGCTACGACTGGAACAAGCTGGGCGGCACCATCCAGAACGACATCCTGAAGGAATTTATCGCCCAGAAAGAGTTTATCTTCCCGCCCGAACCTTCCACCAAGCTGGTCATTGATACCTTCGAGTGGGGGCCCCGCAACGTGCCCAAGTGGAACTTCATCTCGGTCTCGGGCTACCACATCCGCGAGGCCGGCTCCACCGCCGTGCAGGAGCTGGCCTACACCCTGGCCGACGGCTTCGAGTACGTGGAGTGGGCCCTCAAACGCGGGCTGGACGTTGACGAGTTTGCCCCCCGCATCTCGTTTTTCTTCAACGCCCACAACGACTTCTTCGAGGAAATTTGCAAGTTCCGGGCTGCCCGGCGCATCTGGGCTAAAGAAATGCGGCATCGCTATGGGGCCAAAAACCCCCAGAGCTGGATGCTGCGCACCCACGCCCAGACCGCTGGGGTCTCGCTTACCGCCCAGCAGCCCCTCATCAACATCGCACGGGTAGCCATTCAGGCCCTGGCCGCCGTGCTGGGCGGCACCAACAGCCTGCACACCGACGCCTACGACGAGGCCCTGGCCCTCCCCACCGAGGAATCGGCCAAGATCGCCCTGCGCACCCAGCAGATTATCGCCTACGAGTCGGGCGTGACCCATACCGCCGACCCGCTGGGGGGCAGCTACTATGTGGAGTGGCTCACCGACCAGATGGAGACCCAGGCCATGCAGATCATCGAGGAGATCCGGCGCATGGGCGGGGTGGTGCGGGCCATTGAGGAGGGCTACTTCCTGCGCGAGATCGCCGACGCCAGCTACCGCTTCCAGCAGGAAGTGGAGCGGGGCGAGCGGGTGATTGTGGGGGTGAATGCCTTCCAGGACGAGGGCCTCCAGGTACCCATCCAGCTCATTGACCCCGAGGTGGAGCGCGTGCAGGCCGAGCGGCTGGCCCGGGTACGGCGCGAGCGCGACCCCCAGGCCGTACAGCAGGCCCTGGCGGCGCTGCGGCAGGCCGCCAAAGAAGGGCGCAACACCATGCCCTACTTCGTGGACTGCGCCCTGGCCTACTGCACCCTGGGCGAGATGATGGACGAACTCCGAGCGGTATACGGGGTCTACGAGGAGCCGGTGCTGGTATAG
- a CDS encoding alpha/beta fold hydrolase, which yields MALFTYHKPKSQLPYALYLPEGKPPKGGWPLILFLHGSGERGSDGRKQSTVGIGPAIQENLQRWPAVVLMPQCPKGQQWAGEPLAQAYELLNQVEQQHKTNPRRVYLTGLSMGGCGSWNLGCLYPRRFAAIAPICGAADPFMVWQRLGKVPIWNFHGAADEVVPVSFSRALADALAKAGNVRARFTEYPTEKHDVWNRVYRELEFIQWLFAQQKRGGS from the coding sequence ATGGCCCTTTTTACCTACCACAAACCCAAATCGCAGCTCCCCTACGCCCTTTATCTACCCGAAGGAAAGCCCCCCAAAGGTGGCTGGCCCCTGATTTTGTTCCTGCACGGCTCCGGTGAGCGGGGTAGCGACGGCCGGAAGCAGAGCACGGTGGGCATTGGCCCGGCCATTCAAGAGAACCTCCAGCGCTGGCCCGCCGTGGTGCTGATGCCTCAGTGCCCCAAGGGGCAGCAGTGGGCCGGGGAGCCCCTGGCGCAGGCCTACGAATTGCTGAACCAAGTGGAGCAACAGCACAAAACCAACCCCCGGCGGGTCTACCTGACCGGCCTCTCGATGGGGGGCTGCGGCAGTTGGAATCTGGGCTGCCTGTACCCCCGGCGCTTTGCCGCCATCGCGCCCATCTGCGGGGCCGCCGACCCCTTTATGGTCTGGCAACGGCTGGGCAAGGTGCCCATCTGGAACTTTCACGGCGCCGCGGACGAAGTGGTGCCGGTGAGCTTCTCGAGGGCGCTGGCCGATGCTCTAGCCAAGGCCGGCAACGTCCGGGCCCGTTTCACCGAGTACCCCACCGAAAAGCACGATGTCTGGAACCGGGTGTATCGGGAGCTCGAGTTCATCCAGTGGCTGTTTGCCCAGCAGAAGCGCGGCGGTAGTTGA
- a CDS encoding TQO small subunit DoxD, which yields MATARINTNLQVPEPKIARFLFADVRLAPIWLVLRVYLGWQWLEAGWGKLNNPAWVGDKAGVAVGGFLERALTKTTGDHPDVTGWYAWFIQNVALPNKVLFSYLVTFGEILVGLALILGLFTGLAAFFAGFMNAAFLLAGTVSSNPWMFIVATWLVLAWRTAGYIGLDYYVLPRLGVMFRRNTEPAS from the coding sequence ATGGCAACGGCAAGAATCAACACCAACCTGCAGGTTCCCGAGCCCAAGATCGCGAGGTTCCTCTTTGCGGATGTGCGGCTTGCGCCTATCTGGCTGGTGCTCAGGGTGTACCTGGGCTGGCAGTGGCTCGAGGCGGGCTGGGGCAAGCTCAACAACCCGGCGTGGGTGGGTGACAAGGCCGGCGTGGCGGTGGGTGGCTTCCTCGAGCGGGCCCTGACCAAGACCACCGGCGACCACCCCGACGTAACCGGCTGGTATGCCTGGTTCATCCAGAACGTGGCCCTGCCCAACAAGGTGCTCTTCAGCTACCTGGTGACCTTCGGCGAGATTCTGGTGGGACTGGCGCTCATCCTGGGCCTCTTTACCGGTCTAGCGGCCTTCTTCGCCGGCTTCATGAATGCGGCCTTCCTGCTGGCGGGCACGGTGAGCTCGAACCCCTGGATGTTTATCGTGGCTACCTGGCTGGTGCTGGCCTGGCGCACGGCTGGCTATATCGGCCTCGACTACTATGTGCTGCCCCGCCTGGGGGTGATGTTCCGGAGGAACACAGAGCCGGCCTCGTAG
- the xylB gene encoding xylulokinase: MSLVLGLDLGTSGLKAVALSARGQKVAEARAGYPLHTPRPGWTEQDPLDWARAAQEALRALCEQLGGAEVVGIGLSGQMHGAVFLDKAGNPLCPAPLWNDQRTALEVEQIEQAIPRSELIRRTGNGAVTGFQLPKLLWLRNQHPALFQRLHKVLLPKDYLAFLLTGARSTEYSDASGVGALNLAKRRWDSEVLQALALSPDLFPEVGESQRVVGYLSPAWAQATGLKAGIPVVAGAGDNAAAALGLGVSRYRAGVGSLSLGTSGVIFIPTEQPIPEPEGRVHLFAHADGGYHLLGVTLSAAGSLEWLRGLFPEVGLETLLEEALQAPLGCEGLYFLPFLAGERSPYLAPHLRGAFLGLSLAHRRGHLVRAVLEGVALSLGEVYRVMRPLAGARRLLATGGGSASDLWLALAGGALGVPIHRVVGDEGAARGAGILALVGAGVYPGLREALEATAPAEQPATPPLEGLEPLRKAYAQTVEKVLELYEDNRV; this comes from the coding sequence ATGAGCCTGGTGCTGGGCCTCGACCTGGGCACCAGCGGCCTCAAGGCGGTGGCGCTTTCCGCCAGGGGCCAGAAGGTGGCCGAGGCCCGGGCGGGCTACCCCCTCCACACCCCCCGCCCCGGCTGGACCGAGCAAGACCCCCTGGACTGGGCCCGCGCCGCCCAGGAAGCCTTGCGCGCCCTCTGTGAGCAACTGGGCGGGGCCGAGGTGGTGGGCATCGGGCTCTCGGGCCAGATGCACGGGGCGGTCTTCCTGGACAAAGCCGGGAACCCCCTATGCCCGGCCCCGCTCTGGAACGACCAGCGCACCGCCCTCGAGGTCGAGCAGATCGAACAGGCCATCCCGCGCAGCGAGCTCATCCGGCGCACCGGCAACGGGGCGGTGACCGGCTTCCAGCTCCCCAAGCTGCTCTGGCTCCGAAACCAGCACCCCGCGCTATTCCAGCGGCTCCACAAGGTGCTGTTGCCCAAGGACTACCTGGCCTTCCTGCTGACCGGTGCACGCTCCACCGAGTATTCCGATGCCTCGGGCGTGGGGGCCCTGAACCTGGCAAAACGACGCTGGGACAGCGAGGTGCTGCAAGCCCTCGCGCTCTCCCCCGACCTCTTCCCCGAGGTGGGCGAAAGCCAGCGGGTGGTGGGCTACCTGAGCCCGGCCTGGGCCCAGGCCACCGGGCTCAAGGCAGGCATCCCGGTGGTGGCCGGGGCCGGCGACAACGCCGCCGCCGCCCTGGGCCTGGGGGTCTCGCGCTACCGCGCAGGGGTGGGCAGCCTCTCCCTGGGCACCAGCGGGGTGATTTTCATCCCCACCGAACAGCCCATCCCCGAGCCCGAGGGCCGGGTGCACCTGTTTGCCCACGCCGACGGGGGCTACCACCTGCTGGGGGTGACGCTCAGCGCGGCGGGCAGCCTGGAGTGGCTGCGGGGCCTCTTCCCCGAGGTGGGCCTGGAAACCCTGCTCGAGGAGGCCCTGCAGGCCCCCCTGGGCTGCGAGGGCCTGTACTTCTTGCCCTTTCTGGCCGGGGAGCGCAGCCCCTACCTGGCCCCCCACCTGCGCGGGGCCTTCCTGGGCCTCTCCCTGGCCCACCGCCGGGGCCACCTGGTGCGCGCCGTGCTGGAGGGGGTAGCGCTCAGCCTGGGCGAGGTTTATCGGGTGATGCGCCCCCTGGCCGGGGCCCGGCGGCTGCTGGCCACCGGGGGCGGCTCGGCCTCCGATTTATGGCTGGCGCTGGCAGGAGGGGCCCTGGGGGTTCCCATCCACCGGGTGGTGGGGGATGAAGGCGCGGCGCGGGGGGCGGGGATTCTGGCCCTGGTGGGGGCCGGGGTGTATCCCGGCCTCCGCGAGGCCCTGGAGGCCACAGCCCCGGCAGAGCAGCCCGCCACACCCCCGCTGGAGGGCCTCGAGCCCCTCCGCAAAGCCTATGCCCAGACGGTGGAGAAGGTGCTCGAGCTGTACGAAGATAACCGCGTCTAG
- a CDS encoding DNA repair protein RecO produces the protein MGVVERYRLSEGLVVGRKPLPAGDVILSFVGPEGAAQAIARKALRPTGRSGRLSLFHHLRYQVYQKPGNDLPTLTQVELVGRLEGLEAPTRFPYASYLAELAFRIASPEVGSKIWPLLTSGLKGVAKHPHPRIALLWAGWRILKAAGLAPNLGGTGLYLLDGERVEQGGVYLGLEGMQALAAILRLPGSEAIAVLEEGAPLDRLLQALLAHVRYAVGELGAAQLLSSSHAKG, from the coding sequence ATGGGGGTAGTGGAACGCTACCGGCTCAGCGAAGGACTGGTGGTAGGGCGCAAGCCGCTCCCGGCCGGCGATGTGATTCTCTCGTTTGTGGGGCCGGAAGGCGCAGCCCAGGCCATCGCCCGTAAAGCCCTGCGGCCCACCGGGCGCAGCGGGCGGCTCTCGCTGTTTCACCACCTCCGGTACCAGGTCTATCAGAAGCCCGGCAACGACCTCCCCACCCTCACCCAGGTGGAGCTGGTGGGGCGGCTCGAGGGGCTCGAGGCCCCCACACGCTTCCCCTATGCCAGCTACCTGGCCGAGCTGGCTTTTCGCATCGCTTCCCCTGAGGTGGGCAGCAAAATCTGGCCTTTGCTCACCTCGGGGCTGAAGGGCGTTGCCAAGCACCCCCACCCCCGCATCGCTCTCCTGTGGGCTGGCTGGCGAATCCTTAAAGCCGCGGGGCTGGCCCCCAACCTGGGAGGCACGGGCCTGTATCTGCTGGATGGCGAGCGGGTGGAGCAGGGCGGGGTGTATCTGGGGCTCGAGGGCATGCAGGCCCTGGCCGCCATCCTGCGTCTGCCCGGCAGCGAGGCCATTGCAGTGCTGGAAGAAGGCGCGCCGCTGGATCGCTTGCTACAAGCTTTGCTGGCCCATGTCCGCTATGCCGTGGGAGAGCTCGGCGCGGCCCAGCTCCTCTCGAGTTCTCATGCAAAAGGGTGA
- a CDS encoding ROK family transcriptional regulator: MAKSPEHTPLGGTRQLRRWHRARILQAIRAEAGISRLRLARKLGLSPSAVTEVVAELLSEGLLTERPLPPTGQGRPSVALEVEEERHLVLAWEIDVDRMAVALLNLKGEVRARVVLPPAPPQLDEALALLQQHTAPLLPGVRVLSAGLALPGLLEPAQGHLTLAPNLGWADLPLLERFQEALGSLGLAGTPAVVENEANAAAYGLYALGGLALEHCVYLSLGVGVGGGVVVERKVYHGARFHAGEVGHIPLDPEGPPCRCGKRGCAEAFLSYRRWQEDPSPARLNEMAERLAQLSAMVLAALDPERIVLGGPLVEATGEALLRAAQARLPRYALAVHDPAQITISPLGREAALLGVGALAADVFMEQMSYEEA, from the coding sequence ATGGCCAAGTCCCCCGAGCACACCCCTTTGGGCGGTACCCGCCAGCTACGGCGCTGGCACCGCGCGCGCATCCTGCAGGCCATCCGGGCCGAGGCCGGCATCTCCCGGCTCAGGCTGGCCCGTAAGCTGGGCCTCTCGCCCTCGGCGGTGACCGAGGTGGTGGCCGAGCTGTTGAGCGAGGGGCTCCTGACCGAGCGCCCCCTGCCCCCCACCGGCCAGGGCCGCCCTTCGGTGGCCCTCGAGGTCGAAGAGGAGCGCCATCTGGTGCTGGCCTGGGAAATTGACGTAGACCGGATGGCCGTGGCCCTTCTGAACCTGAAGGGTGAGGTGCGGGCCCGGGTGGTGCTGCCCCCAGCCCCCCCGCAACTGGATGAAGCCCTGGCCCTTTTGCAGCAACACACCGCCCCGCTGCTGCCGGGGGTGCGGGTGCTTTCGGCGGGCCTTGCGCTGCCAGGGCTGCTCGAGCCCGCCCAGGGCCACCTGACCCTGGCCCCCAACCTGGGCTGGGCCGACCTGCCCCTGCTCGAGCGTTTCCAGGAGGCCCTTGGGTCGCTGGGCCTGGCAGGGACTCCCGCGGTAGTGGAAAACGAGGCCAACGCCGCCGCCTACGGGCTCTATGCCCTGGGGGGGCTGGCCCTCGAGCACTGCGTCTACCTGAGCCTGGGGGTGGGCGTGGGGGGCGGGGTGGTGGTGGAGCGCAAGGTATACCACGGGGCCCGCTTTCACGCCGGCGAGGTGGGGCACATCCCCCTCGACCCGGAAGGCCCCCCCTGCCGCTGCGGCAAGCGGGGCTGCGCCGAGGCTTTCCTGAGCTACCGCCGCTGGCAGGAAGACCCCAGCCCAGCCCGCCTGAACGAGATGGCCGAGCGGCTGGCCCAGCTCTCGGCCATGGTGCTGGCCGCCCTCGACCCCGAACGCATCGTGCTGGGCGGGCCCCTGGTCGAGGCCACCGGCGAGGCTTTGCTGCGGGCAGCACAGGCCCGGCTCCCCCGCTACGCCCTGGCAGTGCACGACCCCGCCCAGATCACCATCTCACCCCTGGGGCGCGAGGCCGCCCTGCTGGGGGTGGGCGCGCTGGCCGCCGACGTGTTTATGGAGCAGATGAGCTACGAGGAGGCATAA